One Deltaproteobacteria bacterium genomic window, AACAGGCGGTAGACGTCGTTGCGCGCCGAGGGGAGGGCGGTTTCCGGACGGGCCGACGGGCGTCCGTCGGCCCGGGCCTCCTCGTAGCTCACGATGATCCCCTCGTAGTTCCGGAGGACGGTCCGGTCCTCGCCCATCGACAGGATGTAGGTCGGCATCAGCGGGATCTTCCCGCCGCCGCCGGGCACGTCGACGACGTAGGAAGGGATGGCGAGGCCGGAGGTGTGGCCGCGCAGCGCCTCCATGATCTCGATCCCCTTCGTCAGCCGCGTGCGGAAATGCTCGAGCCCGCGGACCATGTCGCACTGGAAGAGGTAGTACGGGCGGACCTTGGCCTTCAAAAGCTCCGTGTTGAGCTTCCGGATGATCTCGGCGTGGTCGTTCACCCCTTTCAGGAGGACGGTCTGGTTGTTCACCGGGACGCCCGCCCGCAGCAGCCGGTCGCACGCCTGGCGCGCCTCGGCGGTGACCTCCCGCGGGTGGTTGAACTGGGTGTTGATCCAGATCGGGCCGTGCTTCTCCAGGACGGCGCACAGCTCGTCGTCGATCCGCATCGGCAGGACCACGGGTACGCGGGTCCCGATCCGGATGACCTCGACGTGCGGGATCTTCCGCAGGCTCTTCAGGATGTAGTCGAGCCGCTCGGTCGGGAGCGTCAGCGGGTCGCCGCCGGAGATGATGACGTCGCGGATCTCCTCGTGACGTTTCACGTAGGCGAACATCTTGGAAAGCTCGAATTCGGTCTTGGCGGCTTCGCCCAGCGACCAGATCCGCTTCCGGGTGCAGTGCCGGCAGTACATGGAGCAGAAGTTGGTGACCACCAGGAGGCACCGGTCCGGGTACCGGTGGGTGAGCCCGGGGACCGGCATGTCCTTTTCCTCCTCCAGCGGGTCGTCCTCGCCGCCCTCGACGCCGAAATACTCCTCGGCGGAAGGAGTGGCCTGGCGGGCGATCGGGTCGTCGGCGTCGTCGAACCGGACGAGGGAAAGGTAGTACGGCGTGATCCCCATGCGGTAGAGGTCGGTCACGCGGGAGAGGAGGCGGATCTCCTCCGCGGAAAAGCCGCAGAGGCCGGCGAGGTCTTCCACGGAGGTGATGCGGTGGGCCAGCTGCCAACGGTAGTCGTTCCACTGCTCGCGCGTGACCTGCGGCCAGGGCAGGCCGACCGGCGCGGTCCTTCCCTTCGGGCGCCTCAGCGGTACGGCGTCGTCACCGGGATGGGTCTCCATGGTCCTCCTCGATTCCCCCCGCGTCCGGGGTGGATGGCCGGGGCCGCCGCCCCCGCTTTAACGCCCGCTCGTGCGCACCCAGAGAAAGTCGACGAGCGTCTTCCCCTTGTTCGAGAACGCGAACTCCTGCTCGCCCGCGAAGTAGAGGCTCTCGCCCTTGCGGGCCACGTAGGCGATCTGCCCGAGCCGCAGCGTCAGACGCCCGGCGAGGACCTGGATGTAGTTCTCCCCTTCCTGCGCCGGTTCCGGGGGCGTCTGCCTTCCCGGGGCGATCGTGGCGCGGTAGGCGACCAGGGAGCGGTAGCGGCTCTTGGGCAGGAGCGTGTCGAACGTCTTGTATCCGGTGACCTCGGAGGGGAGGGCGTCGCTCTTCCGGAAGAGCACCTTCTCCTCGTCCACGTCGGCGAAGAAGGAGGAGGGCGTTTCGTTGAGGGCGGTGAGGATCTCGAAGAGGTTGGCGACGGAGGGGGAGGTGAGGTTGCGCTCGACCTGGGAGATGGCGCCTTTCGTGAGGCCGGCGCGCTCCGCCAGATCGGCCTGCGCGAGTCCGTTGATCTGCCGGAGATGCTTGATCCTCGCTCCGATGTCGATCACGGGACTGTTTTTTAAACCCTCCGTTTAATAAACCTACCCAAAGTTTAAAAACTCCGGTTCATCGTGTCAACCGGAAAATGCCGAATCCCATTAAGATTTTTAATATTCGACCTGCGCCCTCTAATCACGGAGGGACGGTTCCCTATACCCGGAAAAACGGCTTTCCGGATGGGCCGCGGAGCGGGTTCGCGTCGCGTGAGGCCTTGCCCGGCGCGGATTCCGGAGCGACGCGCTTTGTTTACGCGATCGGCTTCCGTGTCGGAACCGCAAGGCGTCGTCCGTCGGTGGAAATCGCCGATCGGATTCGCCGGGGGGACCTTTGTTGACTTCGGGGAGAAAATCGGGGACAATTCTCCTCCGCAGGTGGGGGAGTAGCTCAGCTGGGAGAGCACCACGTTCGCAACGTGGGGGTCGAGGGTTCAATCCCCTTCTCTCTTCACCACGAACATGTACCAGGGGATTGAACCGGCATCGGGCGCCGAGCGATTAGCGAGCCCCGCCCGCGGTCGATGAAAACCATGGCCGCTGGGGTCCCCTTCCCAAGAATGCAGGAGGGGGAGATGAGCGCGACG contains:
- a CDS encoding KamA family radical SAM protein — its product is METHPGDDAVPLRRPKGRTAPVGLPWPQVTREQWNDYRWQLAHRITSVEDLAGLCGFSAEEIRLLSRVTDLYRMGITPYYLSLVRFDDADDPIARQATPSAEEYFGVEGGEDDPLEEEKDMPVPGLTHRYPDRCLLVVTNFCSMYCRHCTRKRIWSLGEAAKTEFELSKMFAYVKRHEEIRDVIISGGDPLTLPTERLDYILKSLRKIPHVEVIRIGTRVPVVLPMRIDDELCAVLEKHGPIWINTQFNHPREVTAEARQACDRLLRAGVPVNNQTVLLKGVNDHAEIIRKLNTELLKAKVRPYYLFQCDMVRGLEHFRTRLTKGIEIMEALRGHTSGLAIPSYVVDVPGGGGKIPLMPTYILSMGEDRTVLRNYEGIIVSYEEARADGRPSARPETALPSARNDVYRLLTGEVRALIPAGNERMARRKRRCESASPTT
- a CDS encoding helix-turn-helix domain-containing protein, whose translation is MIDIGARIKHLRQINGLAQADLAERAGLTKGAISQVERNLTSPSVANLFEILTALNETPSSFFADVDEEKVLFRKSDALPSEVTGYKTFDTLLPKSRYRSLVAYRATIAPGRQTPPEPAQEGENYIQVLAGRLTLRLGQIAYVARKGESLYFAGEQEFAFSNKGKTLVDFLWVRTSGR